A genome region from Coffea arabica cultivar ET-39 chromosome 7e, Coffea Arabica ET-39 HiFi, whole genome shotgun sequence includes the following:
- the LOC113697747 gene encoding homeobox-leucine zipper protein ATHB-40 — MTSSMSHQADQQMVLISQYYPGIYSQLAPAEQGEVKSRRRRKKNRGGESSSSGVRKRKLSQEQVNLLEINFGSEHKLESERKDRLASELGLDPRQVAVWFQNRRARWKSKKLEEEYSKLKSEHENTVVEKCRLETEVLKLKEQVSEAEKEIHRLLERSDGVSSNSPSSSFSMEAIEPPFLGEFGMEGFENVFYVPETNYVNGLEWVNIYNM, encoded by the exons ATGACAAGCAGCATGAGCCATCAAGCTGATCAGCAAATGGTTCTCATTTCTCAGTATTATCCCGGTATATATTCTCAACTGGCGCCTGCAGAACAAG GGGAAGTGAAATCACGAAGACGTCGTAAGAAGAACAGAGGAGGAGAGAGCAGCAGCAGTGGCGTGAGGAAGAGGAAGCTGAGCCAGGAACAAGTGAATCTTTTGGAGATCAACTTTGGAAGTGAGCACAAGTTGGAGTCGGAGAGGAAAGACAGGCTTGCCTCAGAGTTGGGGCTTGACCCTCGCCAGGTGGCAGTTTGGTTTCAGAACAGAAGGGCTCGATGGAAGAGCAAGAAGCTGGAGGAAGAGTACTCCAAACTCAAGTCTGAACACGAGAACACTGTCGTCGAGAAATGCCGCCTTGAAACTGAG GTTCTGAAGCTGAAAGAACAAGTGTCTGAAGCTGAGAAGGAGATACACAGGCTGCTGGAGAGGTCAGATGGGGTTTCAAGCAACAGCCCGAGTTCATCATTCTCAATGGAGGCAATAGAGCCACCATTTTTGGGGGAGTTTGGAATGGAAGGATTCGAGAATGTCTTTTACGTGCCGGAAACCAATTACGTTAACGGATTGGAATGGGTCAACATATATAATATGTAA